The nucleotide window CAGGCCGGTCGATCCATCAGATTTTCTTTGATAATTTATGGACGCTTGGCTGGCAGTATATAAGACCGGGGAAACTCGACCGTCTGCTGATCAGGCCGGTCAATCCACTATTCCATGTCGTGGCAGATCGTCTGCATCAGGATGGCTTTGGCCAGCTGATCATCGGGTTGATCATTCTCGGAACAGCGATTCCACAGCTTGACCTTGTTTGGGGAGCGACAGAAATTGCCATGCTGGTCATCATGATCATCTCTTCTGGGTTGATTTTCGTGGCGATTAATTTATTTTTCGCGACTTTCAGCTTCTGGATGATCGATAGTCTTCCTATTGTATGGGCCGTCTTCAACCTGAGCGACTTTGCGAGATATCCGCTGACGATCTATCATAAGGGTATCCGCATGTTCCTGACATGGATTATTCCATACGGGTTCACCGCATTTTTTCCGGCGGCTTATTTTATCGATAAGTCAGGCTATAAAGAATTCGCACTATGGACCCCGGTTGCTGCGGTTGTTTGCTGTGTGATTGCCTATGCTTTTTGGAATAGAGGGCTTAAAGCCTTTGCAAGTACGGGTAGTTAAGTTGAAGGCAACCCGATGAATGTAGGGGATTTTCTTTTAACACTGCCATTGTCGTATTGCCCCTTGGGAGTTCAGTCGGATATGATGAAAAAAATAGATTGATAGGGGTGGCGAGGATGTTGGAAAGCAAGTCGGTCAGAGAAGTATGGCAGGAAATCGAGAAGGTCATGAATGAAAGACCAGAGCCAATACTAAAAATGAAGGCTGTATATCAGTATGACATAACAGGAGATGACAGCGGAACATTCCAATTGCTGATCTCTTACGGAACGGCACATGTTGTCGAAGGAACAGAAGCAGCTCCAGATTGCACCCTTAAGCTGTCAGATCAAAACTTCAAGAAAATGATCATGGGCAAGCTGAATGGAACAGCCGCCTTCATGACAGGGAAACTCAAAATCCAGGGCAGCATGGGACTCGCGCTTAAACTAGAAGGAATCCTAAATGAATACAATCTGAGCGAAACAGCATAAAACAGGATGGACCAGGCAATTAATCGCCTGGTCCACATTTATTCTATAAAAGATTCCTTTCAATCTATAAAAAATATTTATTAAAAAATCTTCTGCCAAATTAGACAAAAAGTAACAAGATATGACACATCCTGCTATAATAAGGCTATCAAGTTTTAAGATTTAAGGAGATTCCGTATGGAACCATTCAAAAAAAATTCGGTTTTAGTTTATGAAGAAGTAAAAGCAGTTAAGTTCTTTTTGTGGACTTTTTATATTATATTAGTTCCTTATGATTTTATTTATTATTATTTAATCCCATACTTAACTAAAGAAGAAATAGGTTTACCTCTAGGGGGAATGGGTTTTCTATATCATGTATTCTTATTTGCGCTGATTCCTTTAGCAAGATACTTAGTAAAAATAGGTCAACCCGAAAAAATAAAATATATTTACTTTATATCTTTTACATTAATAGATGCTATTAACAATTTCTTGATTTATTGGGGAACAGAAAAAGAGTTTAATAGTGGACATATTCTAGAAATTTATTTTATCTTGTTTTCTCCAATTTTTGTAAGCAGTCGTTTCTTCTGGATTATTAGCGTGGGTATTTTTTTGAAATATCTACTATCTGGGTTGATTTTCCAAACTACTGAAGTTTTAGTGGCAAATGCATTAATTATTTTCATAGCTGCTATTGCATGGATTTTGCTTAATCGTTTCCAATCTTATGTTAATGCAATTACTTCTATTTATGAAGATTTACGACAAAAAGAAAAGCTGGCTGTTATTGGACAAATGGCTACTGCGATTGCGCATGAAATAAAAAACCCTTTATCTTCTTTGAAGGGGTTTACGCAACTACAGCAAGAAAAGGATAAGGGTGATGAACAATATTATCCTATCATGCTAAATGAAATTGATCGGATAAATGCTATTGTAAATGATCTGCTGATTCTGGGAAAGCCAAATACTGCAGTCAAAACGCCGAAAAAATTAATCGATATAATTGAGTATGTTATTTCTGTTATTGACCCGCATGCCCAGAGGAAAGAAATCTACATTGAATATGATGTAGATCAATCCGCTATGCTGTTATGCGACGAAAATCAAATGAAACAGGTTTTTATCAACTTAATCAAAAATGCGATGGAAGCGATGCCTAATGGAGGAACTATAATAACTCATGGTAAAGTTGAAAATGATAAAGTGTTTGTCTCTGTTAAGGATGAAGGGTGCGGAATCCCTCCTGAGACACTCGCTAAATTGGGAGAACCATTTTATACAACCAAGCAAAATGGACATGGATTAGGTTTGATGGTCACTAAAAAAATCATTGAAGAACATGATGGGAAATTTAATATTTCAAGTGAAATTGGAAAAGGTACGATTATTACGATCCAATTGCCCGTTTCCAGTTAATACATTAAATTAAAATGAAAAATAACCCAATAAATAAACCAAAAGGACTATTTTACCAAATAGTTCTTTTGGTTTATAATGGAGAAAATTGTCGAATTGTGAAAAAATGATGTAGGCTAAATTATTCATTTTTTTATTATTTCATTTAAAGTATTAATTTTATACAAAATAATGGCGATATGAAGGGAAAATTGACTAGGTACTTTTAAGAAAACGAGGTATTATAATGCAAAATTCATTTAAAGATCCATCTTTGCACCACGAGGAAAAAAGAGCGATTAAGTGGTTCTTGGCTTTGTTTTATATTTCCTTTATCTCTTTTGATATTTTTTATTTTTATTTTTACCCTAAGTTAGTATTGAATCAGTCCGTGGATTTTTTTGGTGATTCTAGATATTACTATTATTGTTTAATAGTATTGATGTTGCCGATTGTATATTTCATGGCAAAAAAAGGATATATATCTACAATTAAATATTTTTTCTTTATAAGTTATTCGTTATTAACTATTATGTATGATTCAATTACTTATTACGGAAGTGATTTGGAATATAAAAGCGGAAATATCGTAGAAGTAATCTTAATATTATTTGCTCCAATTTTCGTTAATTCTATTTTCTTTTGGACGGTTTCTATTGGAACCATAGTGAAATACGCTTTTTTAGGAATTTTACTTGAAACCTCGTCAGTGTTGTTTCCTATAGCATTGATTTTACTTCTTTCATTAATTGGTTTTATTATCTTAAAACGTTTTAAAAGCTATATTGAAGCAATAAAAACCTCTTATGACAATCAACTTTCCGGGATTGTTAAGGGTGTAATTGCTACAATTGAACTTAAGGATCCGTATACGAAAGGCCATAGTGAAAGAGTTGCATACTATGCAAAATCTCTAGCAGAAGTAACTGGGAATTATTCTAAAGATGAACTCAGATCTTTTACATACGCATGTTTACTGCATGATATAGGGAAAGTGAACATTCCAGATTCGATACTAATGAAACCTGGAAAACTATCTAAAGAAGAATATGAAATTATAAAAACACACCCAGAAGTTGGTGCTGATGCAATTAATAAGGTAAGAGGACTATCGGGGAGTATTGATATTATTAAATCACATCATGAAAGATGGGATGGTAAAGGGTACCCTGAACAATTAAAAGGTACAGAAATACCTTATTTGGCAAGAGTTGTATCTATTGCAGATGCATTTGATGCAATGACCTCATCACGATCTTATAGGTCAGCTATGCCGGTTGAAGAAGCGTATAAAAGAATATTAGAAGGTAAGGGTACACAATTTGACCCAGAATTAGTAGAACTATTTGAAAAGGTTTTTCCAAAATGGATTTCATTCCATGAACGGTATGAATGGCTAGAACCCCTTCCTATTCAAAGCATTGAGAGAATAAAGGAGGTGACAAAATGAAAATCCGTAAATTAAATAAAATCAAAACTACATGCTGGTGGTGCGCATACTGGCCGGGCTGATCAATAGGGAGGGGATGTTGGCTAATAGCCGCATCCCTATATATTTAAATAGGTGATTATATGAATCTTACTGCTAGCTCAAAAGTATCCCTTCGTCCTATAATTATTCGTAAAGATACTAAACACTTTATTGTTGAAGATATCAGTAGTACAGATTACTACGAAATGCCAAGAATTTGCATTGATGCTATTGAATTGATTAATCAAAATAAGGCACTTGGCGATATCGAAAAAATATTAAATTCTAAATATCCTGGAGAAGGTGTAAATATATATGATTTTGTATCACAACTTATCAATCTAGATTTGGTAAGGGAGTTGAACGGTGAATCAATACCTAGGACGAGTGCAGAAATAAAAACTTATCAAAGCTTTTCATGGATACCACCTAAGTTAGGTCAATTCTTCTTCAATTCTGTAAGTTCAAAGGGTTATCTTGTTTTCCTTTTGATAAGTATTGGACTGATGCTATCCAAGCCAACACTCTTTCCACGCTATTCGGATCTTTTTATCTTTGACATAATGATTAAAAACATTGTGGTATTACTGGTGATTACATTTGTTCTCGTCCTCCTCCACGAATTCGGTCATGTCCTAGCGGTCAGGTCAGAAGGTCTACCCGCAAAGATAGAAATCGGACATCGGCTCTTTTTAGTGGTTTTGGAAACGGACATGTCACAGGTCTGGAAGCTGCCGGCTGAAAAGCGCAATAAGCTTTACCTTGCAGGGATGTATTTTGATTCTGTTGTGTTATTCTTTGCGTTGCTGGCCCAAATGTTTACAAGTGAAGGTTCGCTCATCATGGGTTTATTGAAGCTGGTGGTGCTGGATACATTCATACGCCTGGTGTATCAGGCTGCTGTTTTTATGAAAACGGATCTTTATTATGTGATTGAAAATAAAACGGGTTGTTATAACTTGATGGAAAATGGGCGAAACTTTCTGGCGCGGTGGCTGCCATTTTTGCGGGTGCCGCAGACGGAAACCTTCGACGGTGAGGAAAGGCTTGTCCGTACATATGCGGGTTTCTACCTGGCCGGAGTCCTCTTAACCATCGCCATAACCGCCTATTATTACATCCCGCAAATGATTTTCGCGGTGAAAGAAATGATGGTTCCTGGTTTTACAGAGCCAATGACCAGCATACGTTTTTGGGATTCGGTTGTCTTTTTGCTGCAAATTGTTTTGGTTTTAGGGTTATTGTTTTATTCTTGGACAAAGAAATATCGATTTAGCAGATAAAAAGACAGCCGGGTGGCTGTCTTTTTTAGTAGGATTTTACATAATCAATTAAAATCTCTTTATACTTTTCCACCGATTCCAGCAATACAAATTCATCGTCACCGTGCCAGTTCGCACCACTTGGCCCGAACTCGATTGCCGGGATTCCATGGGCTGCGAAAAATTGGGTGTCTGCTGCTCCGTGCTGGCCAAATAGAATGGCTTCACCATCGATATGCTTTTCCACGACGGGTTTTAACTGGGTGATGAATGGATCGTCTGGTTTCGTCGCGACTGGGATACCTTTTAATCCAACAGTAACTTTACCATCGGAAATGCTCTCGATCTGCTGAATGATGGTATCAGGTTTTTGTCCCGGAAGATAACGGATATCAAGGGACATGATACACCGATCCGGCACTTTATTGAAAACTTCACCGCCTGAGATGATGGCAAGATTAATAGACGGCGATTGATAAAACTCCGAGCTTTCTTTGGTAAAAGGCAATTCCAGCAGTTTTTCGTAAACCTGATAGGTTTTGACGATTGCGTTCTCGCCTTCCCACGGACGGCTGCCATGAGCAGATTTCCCTGTTACTTCCACTTCAAGTCTTAAGACGCCTTTTGCCTGCAAGGCAATCCCGAGCTGTGTCGGTTCTGAGGCGATCACGAAATCTCCGCGATAGCCATTTTCGACAAGGTAGCCTGTACAATTTTGGCCGCCAATTTCTTCATCAGAGACAATCTGCAGCTGGATTTTCACACCAGGTTTTTGATCCCGTAATTCCTTCATGGCGAACATCATCGCGGCAACGCCGGCCTTCATATCGGCTGAGCCTCTGGCATAAATTTTGCCATCCTTCTCAACGGGGACGAACTGCTCCTTTTTCCCGCTGACAACATCTACATGGCCATTCCAAACAATCGTTTTATCGCCTTCGCCAATCTCGCATACGAGCATTTTGTACCCATTATTCTCGATTAAACTTGGCTTCAATTCTTGCTCAATCAGCCATTGTCTGCAAAACTCGACCGCCTGATTGGCCCCTTCCATGGTGGAGCTGTCAATCAGGATCAATTCTTTCAATAATTCCTTCACTTTATCAACACTCCTTGAAAAGGTTCTACCTATACATTACCACTCTATGATTGTTTCAATCTTATAAATCAATTGTAGTCCTTTTGGCGGAAAAATGGATAATTATACTATTCGCAATTACTGACATATATCGAGGGGTTTCTGCAAAAACAAGTAAAAATTACCTATTAAATAGCTCGAATTTTACAAAAAGTTTAGAAAAGTCAGGTCTATCAGTCCATTTCCTTCTACATGAATCCTA belongs to Mesobacillus sp. AQ2 and includes:
- a CDS encoding HD-GYP domain-containing protein yields the protein MQNSFKDPSLHHEEKRAIKWFLALFYISFISFDIFYFYFYPKLVLNQSVDFFGDSRYYYYCLIVLMLPIVYFMAKKGYISTIKYFFFISYSLLTIMYDSITYYGSDLEYKSGNIVEVILILFAPIFVNSIFFWTVSIGTIVKYAFLGILLETSSVLFPIALILLLSLIGFIILKRFKSYIEAIKTSYDNQLSGIVKGVIATIELKDPYTKGHSERVAYYAKSLAEVTGNYSKDELRSFTYACLLHDIGKVNIPDSILMKPGKLSKEEYEIIKTHPEVGADAINKVRGLSGSIDIIKSHHERWDGKGYPEQLKGTEIPYLARVVSIADAFDAMTSSRSYRSAMPVEEAYKRILEGKGTQFDPELVELFEKVFPKWISFHERYEWLEPLPIQSIERIKEVTK
- a CDS encoding ArgE/DapE family deacylase; this translates as MKELLKELILIDSSTMEGANQAVEFCRQWLIEQELKPSLIENNGYKMLVCEIGEGDKTIVWNGHVDVVSGKKEQFVPVEKDGKIYARGSADMKAGVAAMMFAMKELRDQKPGVKIQLQIVSDEEIGGQNCTGYLVENGYRGDFVIASEPTQLGIALQAKGVLRLEVEVTGKSAHGSRPWEGENAIVKTYQVYEKLLELPFTKESSEFYQSPSINLAIISGGEVFNKVPDRCIMSLDIRYLPGQKPDTIIQQIESISDGKVTVGLKGIPVATKPDDPFITQLKPVVEKHIDGEAILFGQHGAADTQFFAAHGIPAIEFGPSGANWHGDDEFVLLESVEKYKEILIDYVKSY
- a CDS encoding SCP2 sterol-binding domain-containing protein yields the protein MLESKSVREVWQEIEKVMNERPEPILKMKAVYQYDITGDDSGTFQLLISYGTAHVVEGTEAAPDCTLKLSDQNFKKMIMGKLNGTAAFMTGKLKIQGSMGLALKLEGILNEYNLSETA
- a CDS encoding ABC-2 family transporter protein; protein product: MRRYTRLYWEFAKSHMKVMMEYRIDFLIGVASVMLEQFASIFFVKVVFDHIEQINGWSFYEILFIYGIAATGRSIHQIFFDNLWTLGWQYIRPGKLDRLLIRPVNPLFHVVADRLHQDGFGQLIIGLIILGTAIPQLDLVWGATEIAMLVIMIISSGLIFVAINLFFATFSFWMIDSLPIVWAVFNLSDFARYPLTIYHKGIRMFLTWIIPYGFTAFFPAAYFIDKSGYKEFALWTPVAAVVCCVIAYAFWNRGLKAFASTGS
- a CDS encoding ATP-binding protein codes for the protein MEPFKKNSVLVYEEVKAVKFFLWTFYIILVPYDFIYYYLIPYLTKEEIGLPLGGMGFLYHVFLFALIPLARYLVKIGQPEKIKYIYFISFTLIDAINNFLIYWGTEKEFNSGHILEIYFILFSPIFVSSRFFWIISVGIFLKYLLSGLIFQTTEVLVANALIIFIAAIAWILLNRFQSYVNAITSIYEDLRQKEKLAVIGQMATAIAHEIKNPLSSLKGFTQLQQEKDKGDEQYYPIMLNEIDRINAIVNDLLILGKPNTAVKTPKKLIDIIEYVISVIDPHAQRKEIYIEYDVDQSAMLLCDENQMKQVFINLIKNAMEAMPNGGTIITHGKVENDKVFVSVKDEGCGIPPETLAKLGEPFYTTKQNGHGLGLMVTKKIIEEHDGKFNISSEIGKGTIITIQLPVSS